Proteins from a genomic interval of Syngnathus typhle isolate RoL2023-S1 ecotype Sweden linkage group LG15, RoL_Styp_1.0, whole genome shotgun sequence:
- the si:dkey-250d21.1 gene encoding uncharacterized protein si:dkey-250d21.1 isoform X1, which translates to MTNCCAAANCDYQQEGPDSSIPLFSFPSDPERCQKWLTNCCRQDLASQPPEELHNLYKVCAKHFEPSLISDQKILLSDDAVPTIFDFAAPTNDDSTCNRKRAGGPVEEEPTVKKTKENIAATKVTEETKEISGDEIATLEVKDNQAQEIVSGFKAKETLKAYFKEILALTGFSINGGNINTDESTGGGRDQLALKKICVEKIDKKEILQFSESLMREEIQNTLRHARFFSILLQNVTSIEGREQIPIFIRSVTEAGFPQKHLVGFLPCDLDADSLFHHLLSELRIKWGLRMEHCRGLSYLVSGRMCQPLRDLTCKILLEFPQVVLSPSDPYAFNIWIIRCMPVPTIQSIVDTVEEVASLLRSTPELYKRLEGKIQMTYGHIKGEVDRIKAIISANWECGTDAFQSMLEILEPFLNCINEMISKVDEDTAEQMAKLKPVLKNFNFIMTLVVLKNTLCCVSILNSSLKGIISMSSTLQYTISNALKLVNKYQQDIAIFNRKWFSDAVSRAKKLGVEVIKPEIEHGDSNDTPLEDFYRETLARPILQYLVAEVKRIFSTEMVRILRWLSLVPSYMADHNFSIRRDKVADANLNNLARPDTFYEELGCWEVKWRHASKRRILPTTVFATLKIPDIAFYPNVQSLLRVLGTVPCVNAEADVYGQYHMVLERCHAYLKDTPEDQRQCSSAYVYVNQDVHFNVEQMVDTYVQKHPDILKMLQTDEESQDKPSKVASQGNHADKDIEAELQLINMEMDAESLVEMKCAETDREALRSALQATVTAAYNSQSWQQNEVCPAQDGEVEYVTKSEMKEVLAVCEDAVREGILSEAGSSFFSLFIDRVVKIGEKDYLPLFLRFVDSFDVMRLELMGFLEADLDCDAMVRRLLEIVTEEWRLDLNNCRGQAYLGSGDVSYKLKAFACKVQEKYPLAISTHCSCYSFNTWWSKSIPVSAVKRALDTFEEVVMFFGGRTALEKQLDHVIAYGLRENYERVQELQGKYCSLWQEMHDSYEVFVQMLEPLVECMEKVKSNPQRWKNDISEQAGVLLNKLKQFDFIIAMVILKNTSSFTRELSAGLQRDHFNAAFQLCQITGIVATLTRIKTNLKVFHQNWFDEACAIAQSLRVPIEIPENSMPRDSLIKPVGFYKDSLSVPLVDNLISAVKDHFSEDHKEALNFLSLVPCLVTVSYMFESLKSKPPLYSSDLPDADNFFTELCCWRVTWKTKVASVTIPNSIFQTLRLPLMQFFGNINALLRIMSVLPSTALEDCGVVMRHKKFQDYLRNTNAKDRSLCLAVLQVGTDFNRDLDRMVSQCLKVTPQALEGICLDKEAKSLVRNTDNMEVATSIKMEIDEPEIQQCPDVREEQQHVKPVDENGQIGDNRQSLVTIFRQAAILGKKNTSFTELSEAEKEDFIQDLNMCHWFRKENKWALSMSEAEIVTLLIEGIREVLLKEIQESPFFSLITDKPVKIAEETHLPVFVRYVRESAPKVELMGYLPYDVNCDVDTQARKLAKILTESWGLPMAHCRGQAFMHLGSGYQSLKKMSLDILESYPLCVVTPSESRGLAHWLVGSVPCSSVAKMLDITEDLLLFFDESPRLEEQLAQAVDGLLNVPREALEEIPETFCSRWKKREDFFDILADTLEGVLSCLDAVCSDARGAVAMHAQVLSAALKNVDFIVTLVIVKNACAPLRNCSTIFRCGNPADILCEVEKIPLIVESLSKMSENVSTLHATWFEQAYRLANKVAPHQICFSEEASSSDSPEVYYRESLTIPLLKSLIDEMKYTFSENHLKALSILSLLPSCNPQPILPESTDKPFNFYLSDLPEPDTLEQDVNAWAAVWGDKDQDVAPPTSIAETLVHAECKNHPTIILLLRLVAVLPSVSIECDLMKSTLNSMRDILRNTVCKGNRTARVMLLSHNTTLQRLPEVIAKCIEVDPESSPCLSQVMETIRGLNLDKGDDTEDLLNQALPIVPNATSEASEKPADGEEKSTEAEVVAKTVQGPRQPVSFYEPLLREEIIKELWDSQFFTIITEQTVDIDGEVYVPLCIRYLNKQDIQSEETLAFIPFIEDSAVLLEAIETTLSEKWGLNMAYCRGQSLLSVGKVGTQMRAVSLAIANKYPQAVRTLSYSLSLNVWLAKSSANEEVADRTVLIDKILHWLTQDVERQNKLEEMILHVFQNNEGKGNELRDMLMKNWEKSHDMHEVMAEILEAVLLCLSELKHQGSVSDQQQAWQFFDSIRNFDFILSLVVLRHVLHQSKKLSQSLQGKPLDMLLSVNSLPDLKASLRNLRSDIDTHHEAWFEEAVSLASKLHIPLLHSVLLEPLSEFYKNALSMKFVEHAISEIDNLFTEKVMDTFRCLEIVPYAMSKVETSTLSGLVLRMYKEDLPDEASLQDEMKLWKEKWLDPLAGYLPTTVLDTLKTSQIRSFSNIETLLRLQVILPFSRRESNFKQGKKSLQEFMQQEKRSLTELHPL; encoded by the exons ATGACAAACTGCTGTGCTGCAGCCAACTGTGACTACCAGCAAGAGGGGCCTGATAGCAGCATTCCACTTTTCAGCTTTCCTTCGGATCCGGAGCG CTGCCAAAAATGGTTGACTAATTGTTGTCGCCAAGATTTGGCGTCACAACCTCCAGAGGAGCTGCATAATCTCTACAAAGTTTGTGCAAAACATTTCGAGCCCTCTTTGATATCTGATCAG AAAATTCTCTTGAGCGATGATGCTGTTCCAACAATATTTGACTTTGCTGCACCCACCAATGACGACTCGACGTGTAACAGAAAACGTGCAGGAGGCCCT GTGGAAGAGGAACCCACTGTGAAGAAGACAAAAG AAAACATAGCAGCAACAAAAGTGACCGAGGAGACAAAAGAAATTTCTGGTGATGAAATTGCAACACTTGAAGTGAAAGACAACCAAGCTCAAGAGATTGTCAGCGGCTTCAAAGCTAAAGAGACTCTTAAGGCCTATTTCAAGGAAATTCTGGCACTGACTGGATTCAGCATCAACGGTGGCAACATCAACACAGATGAGTCGACCGGTGGAGGACGGGATCAGCTTGCGCTTAAGAAAATCTGTGTCGAGAAAATCGATAAGAAAGAAATCCTGCAGTTTAGCGAGAGCCTAATGCGTGAGGAGATCCAGAACACCTTAAGACACGCCCGATTCTTTTCCATTCTGCTTCAAAATGTTACCAGTATCGAGGGAAGGGAGCAAATCCCGATTTTCATTCGTTCGGTCACAGAGGCCGGGTTCCCACAAAAACACCTCGTTGGTTTCCTGCCTTGCGATTTGGATGCCGACAgtctttttcaccatcttctaTCAGAGTTGAGGATTAAATGGGGCTTACGGATGGAGCATTGCAGAGGACTCTCGTACCTCGTAAGTGGACGCATGTGTCAACCCTTGCGAGATCTGACGTGCAAAATCTTACTGGAATTTCCGCAAGTTGTTTTATCCCCAAGTGACCCATATGCGTTCAACATATGGATTATTCGCTGCATGCCAGTGCCAACTATTCAAAGTATCGTCGACACTGTCGAAGAAGTGGCCTCATTACTCAGGAGCACCCCCGAGCTGTACAAAAGATTGGAAGGGAAAATCCAGATGACATACGGCCATATAAAAGGAGAAGTGGATCGAATCAAGGCAATCATCAGCGCAAACTGGGAGTGCGGCACCGATGCCTTCCAAAGCATGTTGGAGATCTTGGAGCCTTTTCTGAACTGCATCAACGAAATGATCTCCAAGGTGGATGAAGATACGGCCGAACAGATGGCTAAACTCAAGCCAGTTCTGAAGAATTTCAATTTCATCATGACGTTAGTTGTTCTCAAGAACACCCTCTGCTGTGTCAGCATTCTCAACTCCAGTCTCAAGGGGATCATCAGCATGAGCAGTACTTTGCAGTACACCATTTCAAATGCCTTAAAGCTGGTCAACAAATACCAACAGGACATTGCCATATTCAACAGAAAATGGTTTTCCGACGCAGTCAGTCGAGCCAAGAAGCTCGGCGTCGAAGTCATCAAGCCGGAGATTGAGCACGGAGATTCAAACGACACCCCGCTCGAAGACTTTTACAGAGAAACGTTGGCACGGCCCATCTTGCAGTATCTCGTTGCAGAGGTCAAGCGGATTTTCAGTACCGAGATGGTGAGAATTCTGAGATGGCTCTCTTTAGTGCCGTCCTACATGGCCGACCACAATTTCAGCATTCGCCGTGATAAAGTAGCGGACGCCAATTTGAACAACCTCGCAAGGCCCGACACGTTCTACGAAGAGCTGGGTTGTTGGGAAGTGAAATGGAGGCATGCAAGCAAGCGCAGGATTCTACCCACCACAGTATTTGCCACACTCAAAATACCAGACATCGCGTTCTACCCAAACGTGCAGAGCTTGTTGAGGGTGTTAGGCACCGTGCCTTGTGTCAATGCCGAGGCAGATGTTTACGGCCAATACCACATGGTGCTGGAACGATGCCACGCCTACCTGAAAGACACGCCAGAGGACCAGAGACAGTGTAGCTCAGCGTACGTCTACGTCAACCAAGACGTGCATTTCAATGTTGAGCAAATGGTGGATACGTATGTCCAGAAACATCCAGACATCCTGAAGATGTTACAGACT GATGAAGAAAGTCAAGATAAGCCTTCTAAAG TGGCAAGCCAAGGAAACCACGCTGATAAAGACATAGAAGCCGAATTGCAACTAATCAATATGGAGATGGATGCTGAGAGTCTGGTTGAAATGAAGTGCGCTGAGACGGATAGAGAAGCTTTGAGGTCAGCTCTACAAGCCACAGTGACCGCAGCATACAACAGCCAAAGCTGGCAACAAAATGAGGTTTGTCCAGCTCAGGATGGAGAAGTTGAGTACGTCACCAAGTCTGAAATGAAAGAAGTTCTCGCTGTGTGTGAAGATGCGGTCCGAGAAGGGATTCTCAGCGAAGCCGGGAGTTCATTCTTTTCGTTGTTCATCGATCGTGTGGTTAAGATCGGGGAAAAGGACTATCTTCCGCTCTTTCTTAGGTTTGTGGACAGTTTTGATGTCATGAGACTCGAGTTAATGGGATTCCTGGAAGCAGACCTGGATTGTGACGCCATGGTGCGACGCCTCTTGGAAATAGTCACGGAAGAGTGGCGCCTGGATTTGAATAACTGCAGAGGTCAGGCGTACCTCGGGTCGGGTGACGTTTCCTACAAGCTGAAGGCTTTTGCTTGCAAAGTACAGGAGAAATATCCCCTTGCCATTAGCACACATTGCTCTTGCTACTCATTCAACACATGGTGGTCAAAGTCCATCCCAGTATCTGCTGTGAAGAGAGCCCTCGATACGTTCGAAGAGGTGGTGATGTTTTTTGGCGGCAGGACTGCTCTAGAAAAACAGCTTGATCACGTCATTGCCTACGGTCTCCGGGAGAACTACGAAAGGGTCCAGGAGTTGCAGGGGAAGTACTGTTCCCTTTGGCAAGAGATGCACGATTCGTACGAGGTGTTTGTGCAAATGCTCGAGCCCCTTGTTGAGTGTATGGAAAAAGTCAAAAGCAACCCACAAAGGTGGAAAAACGACATCTCGGAACAAGCTGGAGTACTCTTAAACAAACTCAAGCAATTTGATTTCATCATTGCGATGGTGATCTTAAAGAACACCTCGTCTTTTACCCGAGAGCTGAGCGCAGGTCTCCAGAGAGACCATTTCAACGCGGCGTTCCAGCTCTGTCAAATCACCGGCATCGTGGCCACGTTGACCAGAATCAAAACCAATTTGAAAGTCTTCCACCAGAATTGGTTTGATGAAGCCTGTGCGATTGCCCAAAGTCTGAGAGTGCCCATAGAAATCCCCGAAAACTCCATGCCAAGGGACAGCCTAATAAAGCCAGTCGGTTTTTATAAAGACAGCTTAAGTGTGCCCTTAGTCGATAACCTCATCAGTGCCGTGAAGGATCATTTTTCAGAGGATCACAAAGAAGCTCTTAATTTCCTCTCCCTGGTCCCTTGCTTGGTTACAGTGAGTTACATGTTTGAGAGCTTAAAATCCAAGCCACCCCTGTACAGCAGCGATCTTCCCGACGCCGACAACTTCTTCACCGAACTCTGCTGTTGGAGAGTAACCTGGAAGACCAAAGTCGCCTCAGTGACCATCCCCAATTCGATCTTCCAAACACTGCGTCTGCCGCTCATGCAGTTCTTTGGCAACATCAACGCGCTCCTTCGGATCATGTCGGTGCTGCCCAGCACAGCCCTGGAAGACTGTGGCGTTGTAATGCGTCACAAGAAGTTCCAAGACTACCTAAGGAATACCAATGCCAAAGACCGGTCCCTGTGCTTGGCTGTGCTACAGGTCGGCACAGATTTCAACAGAGACCTTGACCGCATGGTGAGCCAGTGTTTGAAGGTTACTCCGCAAGCCCTGGAGGGTATCTGTTTG GATAAGGAAGCCAAAAGTTTAGTCCGAAACACTGACAATATGGAAG TGGCCACGTCCATCAAGATGGAAATCGATGAGCCTGAAATTCAGCAGTGTCCCGACGTGAGGGAGGAACAACAACACGTCAAGCCAGTCGATGAGAATGGACAAATTGGGGACAACCGTCAAAGTCTGGTGACAATATTCAGACAGGCTGCgatcctggggaaaaaaaacaccagtttCACAGAGCTCTCTGAAGCGGAAAAAGAGGATTTCATCCAGGACCTCAACATGTGCCACTGGTTCCGGAAGGAGAATAAATGGGCACTGTCCATGAGTGAAGCTGAAATTGTGACATTACTCATAGAGGGAATCCGAGAAGTCCTCCTGAAGGAGATCCAGGAATCTCCGTTCTTCTCACTTATCACAGACAAACCTGTGAAGATTGCCGAGGAGACTCACCTCCCTGTTTTTGTCAGGTACGTCCGAGAATCTGCTCCAAAAGTCGAGCTGATGGGTTACTTGCCGTATGACGTCAACTGCGATGTTGATACCCAAGCAAGAAAGCTTGCAAAGATTCTAACCGAGTCCTGGGGTTTGCCAATGGCTCACTGTCGAGGTCAAGCCTTTATGCATCTGGGCTCAGGTTACCAAAGCCTGAAGAAAATGTCTTTGGACATCCTCGAGAGCTACCCGCTTTGTGTCGTAACGCCAAGCGAGTCCCGCGGCTTGGCCCATTGGCTGGTAGGCAGCGTGCCTTGCTCCTCTGTAGCCAAAATGCTGGATATCACCGAAGATTTGCTCCTCTTCTTTGACGAATCTCCCCGTCTCGAAGAACAGTTAGCGCAAGCTGTCGACGGACTGTTGAACGTGCCAAGGGAAGCTTTGGAGGAGATTCCAGAGACGTTCTGTTCAAGATGGAAGAAGAGAGAGGACTTCTTTGACATACTCGCCGACACATTGGAGGGCGTTCTCAGTTGCCTCGACGCCGTCTGTTCCGACGCCAGAGGTGCCGTGGCAATGCACGCTCAAGTTCTCTCCGCCGCTCTGAAGAATGTGGATTTCATCGTCACCCTCGTCATCGTGAAGAATGCTTGCGCTCCTCTTCGTAACTGTAGCACCATCTTCCGCTGTGGCAACCCTGCCGATATTCTCTGCGAAGTGGAAAAGATCCCGCTCATCGTCGAGAGCCTCAGCAAAATGTCGGAAAATGTCAGCACGCTACACGCGACTTGGTTTGAGCAGGCGTATCGGTTAGCCAACAAGGTAGCGCCTCATCAAATCTGTTTCTCGGAGGAGGCCAGCAGCTCCGATTCCCCCGAGGTATACTACAGGGAAAGTCTGACCATCCCCCTCCTCAAGAGTCTCATTGATGAAATGAAGTACACCTTCTCAGAGAACCACTTGAAGGCTCTATCGATCCTGTCTCTATTGCCATCCTGCAATCCGCAGCCCATCCTTCCCGAATCCACAGACAAACCTTTTAACTTCTACCTGTCAGATCTTCCCGAGCCGGATACGCTTGAGCAGGACGTCAACGCGTGGGCCGCAGTCTGGGGAGACAAAGACCAGGATGTTGCTCCCCCAACATCCATTGCTGAAACATTGGTTCATGCCGAGTGTAAGAACCACCCAACAATTATCTTACTCCTTCGGCTAGTCGCCGTGCTGCCCAGTGTCAGCATCGAATGCGACCTCATGAAGTCCACGTTGAATTCGATGAGGGATATTTTGAGGAACACCGTATGCAAAGGTAACAGGACGGCTCGCGTGATGCTTCTCTCTCACAACACAACCCTGCAGAGGTTGCCAGAGGTCATCGCCAAGTGTATCGAGGTCGATCCAGAGAGCAGTCCATGTCTTTCACAG GTGATGGAAACCatacgaggcctaaatctagaCAAAG GAGATGACACGGAAGACTTGTTAAATCAGGCGTTGCCAATAGTACCCAATGCCACCAGTGAAGCATCTGAGAAGCCTGCAGACGGAGAAGAGAAATCAACCGAAGCCGAAGTCGTCGCGAAAACGGTTCAAGGGCCAAGACAGCCGGTGTCGTTTTACGAGCCGCTGTTGCGTGAAGAGATTATCAAAGAGCTCTGGGATTCTCAGTTTTTCACCATCATCACCGAACAGACTGTTGACATCGACGGTGAGGTTTACGTCCCACTGTGCATCAGGTACTTGAACAAGCAGGACATCCAAAGTGAAGAAACACTGGCTTTCATTCCGTTCATTGAAGACTCTGCGGTTCTCTTGGAAGCGATTGAGACCACCCTCTCTGAGAAATGGGGTCTGAACATGGCGTATTGCAGAGGACAGTCCTTGCTGAGCGTCGGCAAGGTTGGAACTCAGATGAGAGCTGTGAGTTTAGCAATAGCCAACAAATACCCTCAGGCGGTAAGGACGCTCAGCTACAGTTTGTCGCTCAACGTGTGGCTGGCCAAGTCCTCTGCAAACGAAGAAGTCGCTGATAGAACAGTGCTGATTGATAAAATCTTACATTGGCTTACACAGGACGTGGAACGGCAGAACAAATTGGAAGAAATGATTCTTCACGTATTTCAGAACAACGAAGGAAAGGGCAATGAGCTGAGGGACATGCTGATGAAGAATTGGGAGAAGAGTCACGACATGCACGAGGTGATGGCCGAGATCCTCGAAGCTGTCTTGCTTTGCCTAAGCGAGCTCAAACATCAGGGAAGTGTATCGGACCAGCAGCAAGCGTGGCAGTTCTTTGATTCCATCCGAAACTTTGATTTCATCCTTTCACTGGTAGTGCTGAGACATGTCTTGCACCAAAGTAAAAAGCTAAGTCAGTCTCTTCAGGGCAAGCCCTTAGACATGTTACTTTCTGTGAATAGTTTGCCAGATCTCAAGGCTTCACTCAGGAATTTGAGGAGCGATATTGACACGCATCACGAGGCGTGGTTTGAGGAAGCTGTCTCGCTCGCATCCAAACTACACATCCCGTTGTTACATTCGGTTCTCCTGGAACCTCTGAGCGAGTTTTACAAAAATGCCCTCAGCATGAAATTCGTCGAGCACGCGATATCCGAAATTGACAACCTCTTCACCGAAAAGGTGATGGATACCTTCAGGTGTCTGGAGATTGTGCCTTACGCAATGTCCAAAGTCGAAACCAGCACTCTTAGCGGTCTGGTGCTGCGCATGTACAAGGAAGACTTGCCAGACGAGGCCTCGCTTCAAGATGAGATGAAGTTGTGGAAGGAGAAGTGGTTGGACCCCTTGGCCGGCTATCTTCCCACGACTGTACTTGACACGCTCAAGACGTCACAGATCCGAAGTTTTAGTAATATTGAGACTCTTCTGCGACTCCAGGTGATTTTGCCATTTTCAAGAAGGGAGAGTAACTTCAAGCAGGGAAAGAAAAGCTTACAGGAGTTTATGCAGCAGGAAAAGCGATCCCTCACCGAGCTCCATCCTCTGTAA